From the Nostoc sp. PCC 7107 genome, the window TGATCGAATTATTGAAATGGCCTGGGAAGATAGAACCCCATTTGAGGCAATTGAGGCACAGTTTGGACTGCAAGAAAAACAGGTAATTGCCTTAATGCGTCAGCAAATGAAACCATCTAGTTTTCGGATGTGGCGAGAAAGAGTCACTAAACGCAAAACTAAACATTTAAATAAACGAGAGTTTGTTGCTGGCCGATTTAAATCACAAAATCAAAAATCATGAATCTAACAGTCCGATAGGACTCCTATTTCAAACAAATCTGTTCCCACTCTTCACGAATAAGTTTGTAAATTAAATAAAATTGCTATATGAACCACGATATGGTCATTTTTTTGCTGAGTGCTGGTCTGCTGATTATATATTTGATTTTCTCAGCCTTAACTGAGATGGGTACAAAGTTCCCTGGGAAGAAATGAGCGATCGCTAAGTCTACCCGATAAACTGGAAGCAATACTCTTATTCAATTACTTCTTCAACCTTAAAAATTTGTCCTGCTACTGTTACTTGGTCACTGGAGACTAATTTCCGACCGCGACGGGTTTCAACTGTACCATTGACTTTAACATCACCATTAATAATCATCAGTTTGGCTTGTCCGCCAGTTCCGGCGATACCTAGCAACTTTAAAAACTGGTCGAGTTTAATCATTTTGCGGCTTCTTGAATGTAGTTCACACTGCACATCAACTTTATCTTAGACAATTAGTTCCCGCAGCGTGTTCGACACGGCGACAAGTTGCATTTGTCGTGAGATCATCATGATCCAGCATATATAGCAGGAGGCAGGAGGCAAAAGGCGGAAGGCAAGAGGCGGAAGGCAAAAGGCAGGAGGAAAAGTCTTACTATTCCTGGTATTCAAGCTTTCAATTTGTCCTAATCATATCTGACTACCGCTATATATGCAATGGATGTGGCAAATTGACGAAATAGGGTGAGCGATGGCATACCATAGCAGCCTGCATACATTATTGAAAAATATTATTTACAGTGCCTTACTAGATTTCGCACTTATTTTTTTTATTCATGCAGCAAAGACACAAACAGTTGAAAAAATATACTAATAAGGATAAAGTATAATCTTGAAACTTACTGCTCATATCAGCCGACAAATCCAGCTATTCTGAAAATATACCTTGCTCCAATGCTTGATAAGTTTATAACTATTATCAATTAAGATATTGAACTTGCAAATGTCACAGAAGGCACAGCCAGCTTACCTAAATGACTATATTTTTCAACTAACTACAAGATAATGACAAGAGCAACCACCGCATCACCCAGAAACTGGAATCCACCCAAAATATCGCCATTAGCGGGTTTGATTCTGGGCATACTTATCCTGCTAACTTGCTTGGTCTACAGTGTCACATTAGGCGCAGCAGAAATACCAATAAACAAAGTTTTGGCATCATTTATCACCTTTGATGGTTCTTATGAACATCTAGTGATTCAGACGGTGAGATTACCGCGATCGCTCGTTGCACTACTGGTAGGATCAGCCTTGGCAGTCTCCGGCGCATTAATGCAAGGTTTGACACGCAACCCCTTAGCAGATCCAGGGATTTTAGGGATTGAGTCAGGGGCAGCATTAGCTGTAGTTGCCACAATTTTTGTGTTTGGTAGCTCCTCCTTGAGTGTGTTAACCACTGTGGCCTTTTTGGGTGCAGGAGTCACAGCGATGTTAGTCTACTTCCTTGGTTCTTTGGGAAAGGGAGGAGCTACACCATTGAATATCACTGTAGCAGGGGCGGCGATCACGGCTCTGATTTCTTCCCTCACCACAGCTATTCTCATCGTCAGTCAACGCACCTTAGAAGAAATTAGATTTTGGTTGGCTGGTTCTTTAGCTGGACGGGATTTCAACATCTTACTATCAGCATTGCCTTTTGTTGTTGTTGGCTTAGTAATTGCCTTTGCCCTTGGTAGACAAATTACTACCATGAGTCTCGGTGAAGATGTGGCTAAAGGCTTGGGTCAACAGACAGCTTGGGTAAAAATTACAACTGCAATCAGCGTTGTTTTATTGGCGGGAAGTTCCGTATCTCTAGCTGGGCCAATCGGCTTTATTGGCTTAGTTGTTCCCCATACCGTGAGATTTTTCATCAAAGCTGATTACCGTTGGATTTTGCCATACTCCGCAGTAATGGGTGCAACTTTACTTTTGGTTGCAGATGTCGCTGGGCGTATCTTACTCAAACCCCAAGAATTACCCGTGGGAATAATGACAGCACTGGTTGGTGCGCCCTTTTTTGTCTACTTGGCTAAATCAAAGGTAAAAAAATGAAGGTTGATTGGTTAGTCATCCGTTCCGAGACGATATCTTTTCGCATAGATAGACGTGTACCACCAATACTGCTATGTTTGGCAGTGGCTATTGTGGTAGCAATGGTGATGAATTTAGGCCGGGGTGAATATCCTATTTCGCCCTTAGATATCATCAAAACTGTGTTGGGTATAGATACAGGCAACCCAGATCATGCTTTTGTAATTTATAATCTGCGTCTACCGCGTACCCTTGTTGCTTTCATGGTGGGAATGGCGCTGGCCGTTTCTGGGACTATCTTTCAAGGCATCACACGCAACCCATTAGCCGATCCCGGCATTATTGGCATCAATGCGGGAGCAAGTCTAGCAGCCGTTACAGTAATTGTCTTATTTCCCTTAGCACCCATTTACACTTTGCCTGTATCAGCCTTTGTCGGTGCTTTGTTGATGGCTGGTTTAATTTACTCCTTGGCTTGGAACGATGGAAGTTCACCTATTTTGTTCATTTTAATGGGCGTGGGTTTGTCTGCGATCGCCAGTGCTTTTACCAGCCTATTAATTACCTTTGGCGATATTTATAGCGTTAGTGATGCTTTGGTATGGTTAGCGGGTAGTGTTTACGGACGCACCTGGGAACAAGTTTTTTCCTTCTTACCTTGGTTAACCATTTTTGTCCCGATGGCGTTGACATTAGCCAGACATTTGAACGCCTTAAATTTGGGAGATGATGTTGCCAAAGGTTTAGGTACTCGTGTGGAATGGCAACGAGGTTTGCTGGTGCTAGTGGGGGTCGCCTTAGCAGGTGCAGGAGTTGCCACAGCCGGAATGATTGGTTTTGTAGGATTAATTGCACCCCATTTGGGCAGACAGTTAGTAGGTACAAATCATGAAGGCTTGATCCCTACCTCTGCACTGTTAGGAGGAATGCTTGTTGTCGCGGCAGACTTCTTAGGAAGAACCTTGTTTGCACCTATCGAAATTCCCTGTGGGGTGGTGACTGCGGCTATCGGCGCGCCTTATTTTCTGTATTTGTTAATTCGTAATCGCAATAAATAGTCAACAATCAAAATGGTATCAACGATGAAAGGATTATCAACCAAAGGTCTGTCTTTAGCTTACGATGGTGCGCCAATTATTCGGGATTTAAATTTAGCAATTCCCACGGGACAAATTAGTGCTTTAGTGGGTGCAAATGGTTGTGGTAAATCAACATTATTACGAGGTCTAGCTAGACTGCTCAAACCCTATGGTGGTACAGTCTATCTTGATGGGCAATCTATCTTTAATCTTTCTACTAAGGACGTAGCCAAGCAATTAGGGATCTTACCGCAAGGGCCAGTTGCACCAGAAGGATTAACAGTCAGAGACTTGGTAGCACAAGGACGTTATCCTTATCAAAATTGGTTGCAGCAGTGGTCAGAAAAAGATGAAAAAATTGTCCAACAGGCACTAGAGATTACAAGTTTGTTAGAGTTGGACGAAAGAGGATTAGATACTTTATCCGGCGGACAACGACAACGTGCTTGGATTGCAATGGCATTAGCACAAGATACAGATATTTTACTATTAGATGAACCGACTACTTTTTTAGATTTGGCACATCAGATAGAAGTTTTAGATTTGTTATATGAATTGAACCAGCATCAAGGCAGAACCATTGTCATGGTGCTGCATGATTTAAATCAAGCTTGTCGTTATGCAGATTATTTAGTTGCTGTCAAACAAGGCAGAATTTTTACTGCTGGAGAACCAAAGCAGGTAATGACTGAAGAGATGGTGCAAGAAGTTTTTGGCTTAGAGTGTCGTGTTGTTCCTGACCCAGTTGTGGGGACACCGATGTGTGTACCAATAGGACGCAAGGGAAGAGTAAAAATAACTTAATTCTTTAATATCAACTATGCCTATCTCCATCTCCAGCCAAGTCTTCGACGAACTACTGAATCAGGGGAAGGTTGAGAGTTCCCAACATCCAGACCCCAATGATCAGTTAGATGTGATGTACAATTACCCAAAGCTATTGGGACAAGGCTACTGGCGGGAAATCAGGCTGCGTGAGGGTTTAGATTTGTGCATTGGTGATTTGAGCTTGAGCGATCGCATAATTTTTGAACACCCAGAAACCGAACATTCACTACATTACCACTTCCATTTTTCCGGGGGACACAAGGATAAATATACATCCATAAGTGGCGGACAGTATATTTTCCACGGCAGTGGTTTAACTCCTAAAATTAGATCCGAAACTTATCATGAACAGCCATTCCTTGAAGTGGAATTTACATTCGAGCCTGAGTTGCTGCGTTCCTTTGCTGGCGATAGTGAAGGGCAATTACCAAAAGAGTTACAGCATTTAATTAGACCGGATGATCAGCTAAAATACCATCGCTGTGGCACAGCTACCTTACCCATGCAGAGAATCGCACAGCAAATTTTGCATTGTCCTTATCGGGGTATTGCCAAACGGATGTACTTAGAAGGGAAAGTGCTGGAATTGATGGGAATCCTTATAGGGCAAGAGGTGAAGATTTGTGACGGTAAAAGCAATATTCAGCCTCTGCAAGCAGATGTGGTAGACAGAATTCACCTCGCCAGGGAAATTATATTGCAACGGTTAGACAATCCACTATCTTTAAACGAATTAGCGCGACGAGTTGGTTTAAATGAATGCACCCTCAAACGTGGCTTTCGTTCTTGTTTTGGGACAACCGTATTTGGGTATCTGCGTCACTACAAACTTGAGCAAGCACGACAACTACTAGAAGCAGGAGAGATGCAAATTACCGAAATTGCTCAGGCAATGGGTTACAACAGCCGCAGTCCCTTTGCAGCAGCATTCCGCAAACAATTTGGCATGAACCCCAAGGAATACCAAAAATTGCGAAAAAATTCCGTTTAGCTATCGAAAAAATTCCGCCTACCTATCGGATTAGTCTTCTGCCATACCCAGTTTAACGGTATCTTGTTGAAACTAATTATTATTAACGGTGTGAGTAGTGGTGTCAAATTATTGCTGGTTAAAGGTGTTGATGCTTAGTTCCTTTTGGGGATTGCTTGTCTTGCCATCTGTAGCGGAAACTAATTTAAACCGCACTAATTCTGATGCAAATATATATCCTGTAGCAACTGCGGCTACAAATCTACACGAAGTTGAGCATCCAGCGACTACGGTTAAACAGTGGCTTTCCCAAGGAATAATTCAGGTAACGGGTGTCAAGTTAAGGCAAACAGACAAGGAACTGGAAGTAATTTTAGATAGTACAGGTTCAGATAAGTTGCAGCCTGTAAGTAAAAGTGAGGGAAATAACTTTATTGCTGATATTCCCAATACTCAGTTAAGTTTGCCGTCTGGTGGTGAATTCCGCCAAGAAAATCCTGCTAGTGGCATCACGGCAGTGACTCTAAGTAATCTCAATGCTAATACTATCAGGTTAACAGTCACAGGTGCAGCCAGTCCTCCCAAAGTAGAGCTATTTGATAGTGATGAGGGTTTAATTTTTGGTGTGGCGACAACACCACAGCCACCGGAAACAGAACAGCCAACGAGTGAGACACCACCAGAAGCGCCAACAGCACAACAGGATGAGCCGATTGAGTTGGTAGTGACGGGTGAGGAAGATGGTTATCGCGTGTCGAATACATCAACTGGGACAAAAACTGATACACCTTTGCGTGACATTCCCCAATCAATTCAGGTAATACCACAGGAAGTATTGCGCGACCAACAGGTGACTCGCTTAGAAGATGCACTCAGAAATGTTGCTGGTGTTAATCAGAGTTTTAACTTTGGCCCATTGGCTTTTTATAGCATTCGCGGATTTGATGTGACAGAGACGAATCTTCTGAGAGATGGACTCATTGATACATTGGCTGGACAAGTGAGTGAACTTTCCAGTATTGAGCGAGTCGAAGTTCTCAAAGGCCCGGCATCAGTTCTATTTGGTTTGGGTAATCCCGGAGGAAGCATCAACCTCGTATCTAAACGTCCTTTACCCGACCCTTTTTATGCTGTTGAGGCAACTATTGGCAGCTATAGTTATTATCGAGGTGCGGTTGATTTATCGGGGCCGCTAAATGAGTCAAAAACAGTGTTATATCGTCTCAATTTAGCCTACAGAAATTCAGGTAGTTTTGTTGATTTCTTTAATGGTGAAAGCTTCAATATATCGCCTGTGATCAGTGTGGCACTTGGGGAGAAAACTAACCTAACTTTGGAGGCAGAATACATCACAACAAGAGATACGATCGCATCTGGCGTACCTGTGATTGGTAGTGTATTACCTAACCCAAACGGGAAAGTGTCCCGTAATCTCAACCTTTTTGAACCTTCTGATAGTTTTGAGCAAACAATTATCAGGCTTGGATACCGGTTAGACCATAAGTTTAGCGAAAATTGGTCGATAAACAATGCGTTTAGATTTGTATTTCGCGATCTCTTTCAACGCCGTACCGATTCTAATGGTTTAGAAGCAGATAATCGAACTTGGAGGCGATCGGCATCAGAAGGATCTTCTGAAAATAGAAATTATGCAATGACGACCAATCTAATCGGTAAATTTGCCACAGGTTCAATTCAGCATCAGCTATTATTTGGATTAGATTTAAATCGTTTTGATAACTTCAATCCACCAATTGATGAATTTGAAGCAGCATCAATTGATATCTTCAATCCTGTTTATGGCCAACCGCGAGGAGTACAAGTCCCTTCTTCCTTTGCAGTTCGACAGCAGACGAACTCATTAGGAATTTATCTGCAAGACCAAGTTTCCCTGACAGATAACTTGAAGGTTTTATTGGGTGGGCGGTTTGACGTGATTGATCGAAAATATGAAGATTTAATTAATAATACAGAAAGCAGTGGGACAGATAGTGCATTTAGTCCTCGCTTTGGTATTGTCTATCAACCCATCCCCGCTATCTCACTTTATACCAGTTACACAAGTTCATTTACTCCACCAGGCGGCTCATACTTTTTTGGCGTTGACTCTTCCTTTGAGCCAGAACGCGGTAATCAGTATGAGATTGGGGTAAAAGCAGATTTGAACGATCGCCTTTCAGCAACATTAGCATTATTTGATTTAACCCGTACCAATGTCACGACAGAAGATCCCAACAGACCAAACTTTTCTATCCAAGTAGGTGAGCAAAATAGCCAAGGGGTTGAACTGAATCTAGCGGGTGAAATTTTACCAGGATGGAATATTTTCGCAGGCTATGCTTATATCGATGCCCGCATTACGAAAGATAATACTTTGACCCCTGGAAACCGATTGTCAAATAGCGCCAATCATTCTTTTAACTTGTGGACAAGCTACGAAATTCAAAAAGGTAACTTACAAGGGTTAGGGGCGGGAATAGGCTTGTTTTTTGTAGGCGATCGCGCTAATTTTGACAATACTTACGATGTCCCTAGCTATTTGCGGACTGATGCCTCTATTTTCTACAAACAAGATCGATTTAGAGCCACACTCAACTTCAAAAATCTATTTGACGTAGACTATTTTGAAAGTTCACTAGGTAATCGTGTTTATTATGGACAACCTTTTACAGTGCAAGGCACAGTTTCCTGGCAGTTATAACCATCGAGATCATCATGCGACATTTGTTTTACTGGCTAATATTAGGCATCTTGGGATTTACTCTGCTTACAGCTTGCAATCATCATACATCTCACAATACATCCTCTTTACCTAAACAACAAACCGCAGAATGTCGCATGGTTAAACACACAATGGGTGAAACTTGTGTTCCCCTCCACCCCCAGCGTGTGGTTACATTATCCTTATCTACTTTAGGTAATACACTAGCATTGGGTGTTATACCCATCGGTGCAACTAACGAAGTACAAACAGAAAAAAAATCCTTGACATATCTTAAAGATAAAACCAAAGGAATCAAATTCTTGGGAATTTCTCAACCAAATTTAGAAGCAACGTTACTACTCAAACCGGATGTAATTATCGGTTTAGATTGGTTCAAGCCAATTTATCCTTTATTATCCCAAATTGCTCCTACAGTGTTGGATAAAAGTGATTATACAAACTGGCAAAAACATCTGAGTTTTGTAGCTGAAGTATTAGGCAAACAAAAAAATGAAAAAGCACTTTGGCAACACTACTTTCAGCGCATAGAAAAACTCAAATCTGTAATAGGCTATCGCTATCAAAATAAAAAAATATCTTTTATCTACGTTGGGCGCAATCAAATACACATTGATGCCAGAAATTCCTATGCTGGTTCTATTATTAACGATGCTAATTTACAGCGTCCATCCTCACAAAATATTGATGCACCTTATGGCGCATTTCCTGTTTCCCTAGAAGAATTAGCTAAGGCAGACGGTGATGTTTTATTTGTGACAAGTTTTTCCATTAATGGTGATGAATTTTTGAAAAAACAACAACAAGAACCACTTTGGCAGAAGCTTAAAGCTGTTCAAGAAAATCACGTTTATTATGTTGATTTTATGTCATGGGCTGCGTCAAATATGTTAGGAACAGATGCAGTCATTGATGACTTATTTAAATATCTTGTTAATGTTCCTTAATATAGCTGTTCTAAATAACTCATAAGAAAATACTTGTATATAGTGATATTATTTCTCAATAAATGCTGATGCGATCGGGGGCAATAAATGTCAGAAAATGAACCGAATGCAATCTTCTTCGCCCTATTATCGGCATTTTTTGCAGCCTTGACGACTATATTTGCCAAGATTGGAGTCGAAGCAATTAACTCCAACTTAGCAACTGCAATCCGCACGGTAGTAATTCTCATTATGATTTGGGGTTGGGTGATCGCAAAAAGACAACTAGATACACTATTGACAATTAGCCCTAAAACCTTGTTATTTCTCGTCTTCTCTGGGTTATCAACTGGTTTATCTTGGTTATTTTACTTTCGCGCTTTACAAGTCGGGAAAGCTTCTTTAGTCGCACCTTTGGATAAATCGAGTTTGCTCTTGGTGCTGATTTTTTCGCTACTTTTTCTTAAGGAACCGCTAACGCTGCAAGTGATATTGGGAACTGGCTTGATTTTAACTGGTACACTTGTTTTGATTCGTTGACAGTCAAATTGCATCAGATATCCTAGACTGCGATCGCCTCACTATTTTTACCTAATTTAATGAGATAATTTCTTAATTAGGGGATAAATTAGACTTGAGCAGAATATGACTATCACCATTTCCCAACAAGCTTACAACGAATTGTGGAACGAGATGCGGACTAATGGAACTAGTCACTATCCTGATCCTAGTGATCAGTTTGATGTGATGCACAAGTATCCGCAGCCATTGGGAAAGGGTTACTGGAGGGAAATTCAACTCAGGGAAGGTTTTAATTTGACCATTTCTGACTATAGAGTGTGCGATCGCCTGATGATAGAATTCTCCGATCTGGATACAACCGGCATAGAGTATCACTTTCATCTGTCTGGACAAACTCAGTGTCGGCAAACTTTTCTGGAAGGTGGAAGATATGGTGTCTACGGTAGAGGTATAGAAAAAGAATCACTAGGTGATATTTCCACCAAACAGCCTTTCTTGGAAGTGATTATCGAAATGTTGCCTGAAACACTGCACTCTATGGCTGGTCATCCAGATGGGGAAATACCAAGAGAATTACAGCATTTGGTCGGAACATCTGCACAACCATGCTACTGTCGTGATGGTATTGCCACACCAGCTATGCAAACTGTCGCCAAGCAAATTATCCACTGTCCTTATCGGGGAATCGCCAAGCGGGTTTATCTGGAAGGTAAAGCTTTAGAGTTGATGGGAATGTTGTTAGCTGTGGAAATGGAAATTCAAGAGAGTAATAGCAATCCTCATCCATTAACAGGCGATTTAGTAGACAGAATTTATTATGCTAGGGATATTTTGCAGCAAAGATTAGAGAATCCACCTAGTCTCAGAGAGTTGGCAAGGCTGGTAGGGTTAAATGAATGTACTCTCAAACAGGGTTTTCGTGAGGTGTTTGGTACAACAGTATTTGGTTTTCTCCACGGTTATTGCATGGAACAAGCATGGCAAATGCTGCAAACTGGGACATGGAAAGTTGGAGAAGTTGCCAATATGGTCGGTTACAATGATTTGACTGCCTTTGGGAGAGCCTTTCGGAAAAAGTTTGGCATCCGTCCACGGGATTGTATGAAAAAGTTTTCCGTTTGAGCCTTCGTGGTTTTCCCAGAGAATTTACGAGTGATCTGCAATCGCTTCTAACCAAACTAGTAAATCTGCCATACTAGCAAAATCAAGCAAAGCTTCACCCAAATTTTCTAATTGCTCTAAACAAAGGGATTCAACACAAAGGGATTCAACTTGCGATACCTTCGGTAAGCTTCGCTAACGCACCTCTGGCGGTAATTCTCCCACACGACGAGATAATAAACGCAAAACGAGAGATTTTTCCCCCTTTTCCCGTCCTCTTTGTTCTCCAGCTTCGCTAATTTCTCTATAAACCCGTGTTTCTTGGAGTGTAATTCCTAACATTTCCTCTACCTCCCGTTGACTCTTACCTTCAAACTTATAAACCATGATCGTCGTCAATAAATCTATGATGGCACGATTTTCTGGTTGAGGTGTTTCCTGCTGACTTCTTGCTAGTAGATACCTTGCTTCCTCGGTGGTTCTTTCTTCCTCTAGCATCGTCAACGCCATTAACGCAACCCACACTGGTAAAGAACGAATATCTCCCAACTCATCCAAATATATCCGATGTACCTGGGGACTATTAAGTTGACTTAGATAAGGACTTATATCACTCTGTTCTAAGTTGCGGGATGGGTATATTATCACTATTTGTAAATTGCTAAACCTGTCACGGTTGCGGTAAAAGTACAGATAGGATTTAGCAAATACACGCTC encodes:
- a CDS encoding iron ABC transporter permease; amino-acid sequence: MKVDWLVIRSETISFRIDRRVPPILLCLAVAIVVAMVMNLGRGEYPISPLDIIKTVLGIDTGNPDHAFVIYNLRLPRTLVAFMVGMALAVSGTIFQGITRNPLADPGIIGINAGASLAAVTVIVLFPLAPIYTLPVSAFVGALLMAGLIYSLAWNDGSSPILFILMGVGLSAIASAFTSLLITFGDIYSVSDALVWLAGSVYGRTWEQVFSFLPWLTIFVPMALTLARHLNALNLGDDVAKGLGTRVEWQRGLLVLVGVALAGAGVATAGMIGFVGLIAPHLGRQLVGTNHEGLIPTSALLGGMLVVAADFLGRTLFAPIEIPCGVVTAAIGAPYFLYLLIRNRNK
- a CDS encoding AraC family transcriptional regulator, with protein sequence MTITISQQAYNELWNEMRTNGTSHYPDPSDQFDVMHKYPQPLGKGYWREIQLREGFNLTISDYRVCDRLMIEFSDLDTTGIEYHFHLSGQTQCRQTFLEGGRYGVYGRGIEKESLGDISTKQPFLEVIIEMLPETLHSMAGHPDGEIPRELQHLVGTSAQPCYCRDGIATPAMQTVAKQIIHCPYRGIAKRVYLEGKALELMGMLLAVEMEIQESNSNPHPLTGDLVDRIYYARDILQQRLENPPSLRELARLVGLNECTLKQGFREVFGTTVFGFLHGYCMEQAWQMLQTGTWKVGEVANMVGYNDLTAFGRAFRKKFGIRPRDCMKKFSV
- a CDS encoding TonB-dependent siderophore receptor; the protein is MLSSFWGLLVLPSVAETNLNRTNSDANIYPVATAATNLHEVEHPATTVKQWLSQGIIQVTGVKLRQTDKELEVILDSTGSDKLQPVSKSEGNNFIADIPNTQLSLPSGGEFRQENPASGITAVTLSNLNANTIRLTVTGAASPPKVELFDSDEGLIFGVATTPQPPETEQPTSETPPEAPTAQQDEPIELVVTGEEDGYRVSNTSTGTKTDTPLRDIPQSIQVIPQEVLRDQQVTRLEDALRNVAGVNQSFNFGPLAFYSIRGFDVTETNLLRDGLIDTLAGQVSELSSIERVEVLKGPASVLFGLGNPGGSINLVSKRPLPDPFYAVEATIGSYSYYRGAVDLSGPLNESKTVLYRLNLAYRNSGSFVDFFNGESFNISPVISVALGEKTNLTLEAEYITTRDTIASGVPVIGSVLPNPNGKVSRNLNLFEPSDSFEQTIIRLGYRLDHKFSENWSINNAFRFVFRDLFQRRTDSNGLEADNRTWRRSASEGSSENRNYAMTTNLIGKFATGSIQHQLLFGLDLNRFDNFNPPIDEFEAASIDIFNPVYGQPRGVQVPSSFAVRQQTNSLGIYLQDQVSLTDNLKVLLGGRFDVIDRKYEDLINNTESSGTDSAFSPRFGIVYQPIPAISLYTSYTSSFTPPGGSYFFGVDSSFEPERGNQYEIGVKADLNDRLSATLALFDLTRTNVTTEDPNRPNFSIQVGEQNSQGVELNLAGEILPGWNIFAGYAYIDARITKDNTLTPGNRLSNSANHSFNLWTSYEIQKGNLQGLGAGIGLFFVGDRANFDNTYDVPSYLRTDASIFYKQDRFRATLNFKNLFDVDYFESSLGNRVYYGQPFTVQGTVSWQL
- a CDS encoding iron-siderophore ABC transporter substrate-binding protein: MRHLFYWLILGILGFTLLTACNHHTSHNTSSLPKQQTAECRMVKHTMGETCVPLHPQRVVTLSLSTLGNTLALGVIPIGATNEVQTEKKSLTYLKDKTKGIKFLGISQPNLEATLLLKPDVIIGLDWFKPIYPLLSQIAPTVLDKSDYTNWQKHLSFVAEVLGKQKNEKALWQHYFQRIEKLKSVIGYRYQNKKISFIYVGRNQIHIDARNSYAGSIINDANLQRPSSQNIDAPYGAFPVSLEELAKADGDVLFVTSFSINGDEFLKKQQQEPLWQKLKAVQENHVYYVDFMSWAASNMLGTDAVIDDLFKYLVNVP
- a CDS encoding iron ABC transporter permease, coding for MTRATTASPRNWNPPKISPLAGLILGILILLTCLVYSVTLGAAEIPINKVLASFITFDGSYEHLVIQTVRLPRSLVALLVGSALAVSGALMQGLTRNPLADPGILGIESGAALAVVATIFVFGSSSLSVLTTVAFLGAGVTAMLVYFLGSLGKGGATPLNITVAGAAITALISSLTTAILIVSQRTLEEIRFWLAGSLAGRDFNILLSALPFVVVGLVIAFALGRQITTMSLGEDVAKGLGQQTAWVKITTAISVVLLAGSSVSLAGPIGFIGLVVPHTVRFFIKADYRWILPYSAVMGATLLLVADVAGRILLKPQELPVGIMTALVGAPFFVYLAKSKVKK
- a CDS encoding AraC family transcriptional regulator, which codes for MPISISSQVFDELLNQGKVESSQHPDPNDQLDVMYNYPKLLGQGYWREIRLREGLDLCIGDLSLSDRIIFEHPETEHSLHYHFHFSGGHKDKYTSISGGQYIFHGSGLTPKIRSETYHEQPFLEVEFTFEPELLRSFAGDSEGQLPKELQHLIRPDDQLKYHRCGTATLPMQRIAQQILHCPYRGIAKRMYLEGKVLELMGILIGQEVKICDGKSNIQPLQADVVDRIHLAREIILQRLDNPLSLNELARRVGLNECTLKRGFRSCFGTTVFGYLRHYKLEQARQLLEAGEMQITEIAQAMGYNSRSPFAAAFRKQFGMNPKEYQKLRKNSV
- a CDS encoding TIGR03643 family protein, with protein sequence MKLSNLEPQTIDRIIEMAWEDRTPFEAIEAQFGLQEKQVIALMRQQMKPSSFRMWRERVTKRKTKHLNKREFVAGRFKSQNQKS
- a CDS encoding EamA family transporter, whose protein sequence is MSENEPNAIFFALLSAFFAALTTIFAKIGVEAINSNLATAIRTVVILIMIWGWVIAKRQLDTLLTISPKTLLFLVFSGLSTGLSWLFYFRALQVGKASLVAPLDKSSLLLVLIFSLLFLKEPLTLQVILGTGLILTGTLVLIR
- a CDS encoding ABC transporter ATP-binding protein, giving the protein MKGLSTKGLSLAYDGAPIIRDLNLAIPTGQISALVGANGCGKSTLLRGLARLLKPYGGTVYLDGQSIFNLSTKDVAKQLGILPQGPVAPEGLTVRDLVAQGRYPYQNWLQQWSEKDEKIVQQALEITSLLELDERGLDTLSGGQRQRAWIAMALAQDTDILLLDEPTTFLDLAHQIEVLDLLYELNQHQGRTIVMVLHDLNQACRYADYLVAVKQGRIFTAGEPKQVMTEEMVQEVFGLECRVVPDPVVGTPMCVPIGRKGRVKIT
- a CDS encoding RNA-binding S4 domain-containing protein codes for the protein MIKLDQFLKLLGIAGTGGQAKLMIINGDVKVNGTVETRRGRKLVSSDQVTVAGQIFKVEEVIE